Sequence from the Clupea harengus chromosome 20, Ch_v2.0.2, whole genome shotgun sequence genome:
CCGCTGGTGTTGGGTTCTCTGCCTATAGCCCAGAGAAGGCAGTCCACTTCCTCAATGGTTTCAATCAGgtcctcttccttcttctcagGGTCTTTGGTGACCAGTGTGACTTCTAGGCCGTGGTTCATTTCCCTGACCGACTTCACCTATTGGACATAATTTATCCATCAGACGGCATTGAGCACAACATAAAGGTCAAGCCTTGTAAGGTTCTAGGAAGTAACACAAGTCGGGGGGGAAATACCTACCTGTGTGTTCCTCCACAATTCGATGCCAGCGTTTTCCAATTCTCTAGTGCAATTTGCACTTATGAAGGAATCAAAGTTCCTCAATACCTGGACAAAAGATCAAGTTGAAAGTTCACCAAGCAGTGAACTTTCTGTTGCGCTTCATGAGAGAAATCATGTAATTCACATGGAAAAGAGGTTTCTTACCTCACCCTGTCGAATGATGATTGATGTCTTGGATCCCAAAGTGGAGAGGATACCAGCCATCTCCACGGCAATATACCCAGCCCCCACAATAACACTGCGtctacagagacagacacagacaaagctCAACAGATGGACACAAAGACACCATGTTCTCAGTAACCCATTTACAAAACTTATCACAGCCCTGTTCTGTGACTTACTTTGGAAGGGTATCGATTTCAAAGAAACCATCACTGGTGATGCCAAGATTCGCACCtatgaaaagaaacaaaacaaaacccagGATTTTCAGATCTGGGGTAGGTTTTCCAAAGCCTTCTTAACTCTATGTCATTCCTAAGTTATACCTTAAGCTGTACATTAACTTTTCAAGGCTTTTCCCAGAACATTCGTAAAGGTTGGTCTGGACAACTTTTAACTATACCTTAACACAGCTTTCAGATAAAACAAAGATTTTAGAGCATACAAATGTTGTGATAGTCTCTGGACAGATGCACTGACTGCAATGTAAGACCAAGATATATTACATTTTGTGCCCAttcaataaaagaaaaaacatcaatATAAATAAATTAGCCATTCTTTTTTAATTCCTTGCGAGTACTCAAGCCTACAGCCATCCTTATTTGGGAACTTTTTAATTTTGACTTATagtatttcttgttgatgttctttctaatCATGCCAATCATACTCATCTCACGCATGCTCAAACCTACGTGAATGACAATAATCAATGCCAGAAATATAAACAACTTTAGTAAGGGATACCATTACAAGCCTTCGTAAAACACTAAAAGACACCGTTATTCAGTTTCCTGGCCACCCAGAGTTGCACAAAGGCGCCGGCAAGAAATGAGGAAGCAGACTGGCGTGACGGGAGAACACACTGGCACCTCACCTGGCACCTCCTGATCACTGAGAACAGTTGGGCGGCCCCCGGTGGCGATGAGGATGTGGGGTGCCGTGTACTTTTTCCCATTGACCTCCACCGTGGGTTCAAGGTCATCAGTAAAGGACGCAAGGCCATGGATGGCCTCAATGTTGGCCTAGAGTGGGAAGGCATAATACACCTTTAAGTCACAAGTACCATCATAAACACAATGTTGCAGGTGCCTAAAATGTTTAGACGATACAAAGTTCTTGCCTTGTCGAGATTCGCCTGATAGATCTGGTTCAGTCGACCAACGTAAGCATCTCTCTTGCTTTTGAGCgagctgtggacacacacagaatgacacattaaaatgttatttcCTTATCCGTGGCATTTGGCACTATCTTCAGCGGTGAGGTAGTGGTCAGTGGTTCAGGGTGCTAATCTCGGATTTCAAACAGCCTTGGCCCCACCTCTGACTCACTTATCACTCCCGATCACCTTGAGTTACACTTTAAGGGTGTGGAAtgctcagacaaacacaggaaCATTACAAAAGAGCTGTAGTCCATTGTTCAACCTGTTTTAACATGAACTTCCCCATGAGGTAACACTGCATTGACCAACAGTAAACAACAAAGTATTGTTACCAACTAACgtacagccaaacacacacacacacacacacacacacacaagatcaacCTGATCAAACATGACTTGCAGAACTGTTTGGCCCAGTGGTGTCAGCTTACTTACTGCCAGCTGAACTGAGCGTTTCCAGCAAGGTAACCATAGTCTGTACGGTCATGGGCAACCTCTGCGTGAACAGCTGCATTCCACATAACCTGTAAACACAGCAAGAGGCAAAAAGCAGCACTTCTTAGGGGGGAATCAGACCAGCCATGACTGTCATGTATTCCCTACATTTCAAAGATTAAATATTTAAAGGTGTgtttataattaaataaatatgactTCAAAAATAGAggtgaattaaattaaatagaaTGGGGAGACACCACTACCTTCTTGGGGACACAGCCAACATTCACCTAAAAtccaaaaggaaacaaaaaataTCTCCAGTTCATCCATTTATTCATGAAAACAAATAACACTTGGAGCGTTCACATGATTACTGATCATGTGTGGGGTTGCATAACCTAGGGGGTTAAATTAGTTTACTGATAACATTAACTGCAAAAGGCCACACAACTGCAGAATGAAAATTAATTCTCC
This genomic interval carries:
- the gsr gene encoding glutathione reductase, mitochondrial isoform X3 encodes the protein MWNAAVHAEVAHDRTDYGYLAGNAQFSWHSLKSKRDAYVGRLNQIYQANLDKANIEAIHGLASFTDDLEPTVEVNGKKYTAPHILIATGGRPTVLSDQEVPGANLGITSDGFFEIDTLPKRSVIVGAGYIAVEMAGILSTLGSKTSIIIRQGEVLRNFDSFISANCTRELENAGIELWRNTQVKSVREMNHGLEVTLVTKDPEKKEEDLIETIEEVDCLLWAIGREPNTSGLNISQMGIETDERGHIVVDEFQNTTRQGIYAVGDVCGKALLTPVAIAAGRKLAHRIFDSKPESKVDYSNIPTVVFSHPPIGTVGLTEEEAIKSWGQENLKTYQTSFTPMYHAVTTRKTQCVMKLICVGKEEKVVGLHMQGLGCDEMLQGFAVAVRMGATKADFDNTIAIHPTSSEELVTMR